Genomic DNA from Peribacillus simplex:
ATGAAGGACTCATTTATTCGTTTTCCTTTATGGAAAATGATTACACGGCCAAAAAGTGTAAGGACCATTCAATCCAATCGTCAGGGAAAGCCTAAAAGATAAGGTGAGGAAAATGAAAAAATACACTCATAATGAAATCACCATCCTGCAATATATTTTTTTAATTGTTGGGACCCAGATGGGGGTCGGTTTTTTGTCGCTTCCTAAAGTTGTTGCCGAAAAGGCTGGAACAGACGGCTGGATGGGCATCATCATTGGTTGGATATTAAGCGTTGCTGCCAGTATTATTATGGTGAAAACGGCTGAGAAGTACCCAAATGACACGCTTTACGATCTTCTTATCCGATTTTTTGGAAAAACACTGGGTAAAGTGGCTATTTTCATTATTCTTGGATACACTTTATGCTTTTCTTTGATCATATTTATTAACACTTTTCTTTATATAAAAGCATGGTTTCTTCCCAATACACCTGACTACTTAATTGTTTTGTTATTTTCAATCCCGGTATTATTTATAGTCAGGAATGGTCTCCGTGTTATTGGAAGATATAATGAATTGATTTTCTATATGACGATATGGCTCCCGGTAATTTTTTTGTTTCCATTAAAAGATGGAAGTTTCTTGAATTTACTTCCATTGTTTAAAGTTGGTTGGAAGTCAATTTCAGCTACCGTGCCGCCGGTCATTTATTCGTTCCTAGGGTTTGAACTTGTCTTTTTCTTTTATCCTTTCTTAAAGAAAAAGCAATATGCCATTCATGGAATTATTATTGCCAACACCCTATCGATGTTCTTTTATCTCTTTGTAACCATTAGCTGTTTTGTGTTCTTTAGTCCGGATAGCATTACCGGTTTTAATCAGCCTGTCCTAAGTATGCTCAAAGTGATTGAATTCCGGTTTATTGAACGTCTTGACGTGGTTATATTGAATATTTTGATCCTTTTTTCCTCAAGGGCCTGGATCTTGTACATGTACTGTACGGTCTTTAGTTTCAGTCAATTAATGAATAAGCAGGATCATAGTTTATATGTGCCCGTTTTGTTAGGTTTACTTGTCGTGGGCACATTTTTTTTTCAACCAACATGGATGCAAGTAACAATCTGGCAAAAATGGCTTTCGAATGCCGGGATTGCGGTAGCATATGTGTTTCCCGTTTTTTTATGGATTTACAGTTGGGGATATGAGAGATTTTCACGGAGGAGATTTTCATGAGCCGAAAAATAGGATTGTGTCTTTTAATCCTTGTAATGATACTCTCTGGGTGTATGGATGCTACACCAATAGAGGAAGTTAGCGTCTCACTTATTTTAGGCCTCGATTTAGATGAAGAGGATAATTTATTAGTGTATATGTCAAGCCCGATATTTAGTAAAGAGGCAAAAGATAAGGAAGAAGTGTATGAAGTTAAATCATACACCCTCCGACATTCAAGAGAAAAATTTGATGCGAGGGTAATAGGATTAACATCAGGAAGTAAAACGCAAGTGTTTTTGGTGGGAAAACGACTGCTTAAAAAGAAGGATTGGTTTGACTATCTCGATCCTTTCTTCAGAGATCCTAAAAATACAGTATCCGCGCGTGTTGTGGCTGTAGATGGATCTGTTGCAGATGTTATTTTCAATAAACCAGCAGATAAACCGCGACTATCTCTATATTTAACAAGTTTAATTGATGCTGCCGCCAAGAGGAATATTGTGAAAGACACGACCCTCCAGGATTTTCACAGACAAATGAAGGACAAAGGGAGAACGGCGTGGATCACCCAAATCAAAAAGAAAAAAAGAATCGAGCTAACAGGCTCCGCACTGCTAGCTCAGTCCGGCCAGTATAAAATAACAATAACACCTGAAGAAAATCAATTATTAAATGTTTTAGAAGGTAAACAAAAAGGTGATTATTCCATAACCATTCCGGTTTCTATGGAATCCGCCAGAAAGGGCAAACCATACATCAGCTTCTCCATTTCAGATTTGAAAGTAAAGAAGAAAGTAAAGTTCAATGGACGCTTTATATTTGATATAAATGTAGATTTACAAATCTCGCTATCCGAACAACTCTTTCCATTCGATGTCCGAAAAGATTATGCAAAGCTTGAAAAAAGCATTACAAATGAGCTTGAGTATGAAACCAATCAATTAATTCAAAAAATACAAAAGTCTCAAATTGATCCATTAGGGCTTGGTCTATATGCAAGAGCCTACACTTATCAAGAGTGGAAAAAAGTACAAGATGAATGGGGGAACACTCTGGCAAAATCAAAAATAAACATACATGTAAAAACAAAAATTAAGGGCATGGGATCAACGAATTATCAATAGGACAAAAGCTTTCATAATGGGGATGCCTTAAGAAGACCCTGCTCAATCGTTTAAAAAAAGAGGAGAGCGTTAATTAATTAGTCTATGGATTAGGGTTGACTGGATTAAGATCAGTATCAGTATTGATACTTCCTAACCATTTTCATTCTTTGTGGTGAATCGCCGATTTTGGTGATTCAAGGATGGCTAACGGGTGCTTTAGCTGAATATAGGAGCCGTCTTTAAGGCAGCTTTTTCTTTATGCAAGTATCGGGGCGGTTCAAGAGTGCTATTTGATCTTTGTTCAAGGCACTATTCGTAACGAATGATGAATTTAAGTAAGTTGAGGAGTAATTTACCTTTTATGGTATTGTATATACAGGGTCCTATCAGCTAAAAAGCCGTTATCTCGAACGTTTAGATGAAAACGATTAAATTGTGCTTTATTAAAGGGGGGATTAGCATAAATCGCTCACGGACAAATATGTTTCTCTTATTTTTGGCAATCTTATTTTTCGCAGGTATTATTCTTTTTTCATATAAGCTGTTTGTTTGGGGATTTTTACCACTAATGTTCTTGCTCATTCTCTACATCTCAACTAATAAATACCGCTCATCAGTTTCCTTGTTTATGTTCTTCTTATTAGGTCTATTGGTGTATCAACTTGGAAGCAACTTTATCAATGAATGGAGCATATCCATAGAAATGAAAACCATAATCAACAGAAGTTTGCTTATGGTTATTATGGCTGGAACAGTGATTTCACTAATGTTATCTAAGCAGAAGATATTTTTCTTCGCACTATTACCAGATTGGCACAGACATATCACAATGCCATTTCATACAATTAAATTATCGTATTTTTTACTTATTGGGTTAATAGTATCGAGCACAATACTTATACCATTATTTAGTCAAGAAATGAGCGATTTAAAAACAATATTACTTTTCGGTATTTTGTTTGCCATCATAAACGCTACACTTGAAGAGGTAATTTGGAGAGGTATTATGTTATCAAGTTTAAAAAGAAATGTTTCCACCTTTTATGCTGTCGTAATAACCAGTATCGGATTCGGGCTACTACATATATCAATTGGTATTCCTGTAATAATTAGCTTACTTTTTTCTTTCGGAGGGCTATTCTATGCAATTGTGGTTTTAAAGACCAATAGTATATATCCATCCATAGTTTTTCACATTGTTATCAACTTGGGTATGGTTTTCAATGGATGGATAATTTAAACTTATTCCGTACAAGGGAGCAATATTTTCAACACAATTGATGTATTAAAAAAGAGAAAATTGACGTATTGCGAGAATCAAGAGAATCCTTGCTGCAGTAAGGACGAATCCTCCAACTTTGAAAGGGAAACTAGTAATCTTTTAGAAACTAGCAAGAAAAAGAATTTAAATACACGTAACGATGTTGATTTAGATTCTACTTTTACGGCTTCTTATGTTCGAAAAGTGTTTTCCTTGATACGAAAGCCATTTCACACATAGTCAAACAAGAAAACATTACATATACGGCGATAAACGTCTTAAAACAATCGATTAGAGGCTTTAAACGAGGAAAAGTAAAAACCAATCTGGTTCGTTATTTCACAGGTACTTTTAAGAGACTCATGGATCGGACATAATCGGAGCTTCCTTTAGACGTTTTTTCAACCAGTAATTAATAATTCTCAATAATAAGCCACCATTACATATTTAATTGTCCAACACTGTTTGGAGTAGTTTCTCATTTTTCTGTTATGGAAGATAAGGTGGAGTTACTGACATGCTCCAAGTGTTCTAAGAAAGTAGCAGCATGTATAGGAGAAGGGCACTAATCAAGGACATACCATTGGTTAACTGGTTAGAAATGTAGGGGAGAATTGCTATGACAGAGTGGAAGATGTGTGCGTACTGCGGTAAGTGGTACAGTTTGGCACTATTGAAACCACTGCATGAACAGGGCAAGGATTATGTAAATTGGTATTGTGAAAGATGCAAACCTGCTGTTAAAAGTAACCTGTTGAAGCTTCCGTACAGTTCATTATTTAAGGGGGAGATAAAAGGCCAGGACAAATAAGAATACCCTCATATCATGACGGATACAAGGGTATTTGCAGTTAACAAGTTTTTCAGACTGAAGGTTTAGCCTCGCCAATGTTCCTTCCGGAAGGTTCGTGTTGATAATTGCAGAGACCGTATTTTTTTCTTGTTAAAAGTTGCAGTTTCTACTGTTGCAGTCAGCTCGAATGGTTCAGGCTCCATCTCTTCAGTAGTTGCTTCCGTCCCTATATCCGTAAACATGACGGCTATGATAATCATTAACTTTCAAAACAACAATGGTATACCGTTATTGTCTGAATGCTATGACAATAATGGTTATGAACTAACACATTTGGATACACAAATTATCGAAACGTTTGATGATATAAAAACTACAATCTCAGCTATTGATAAGTTATGGAAAATAATTCTTAAAAAACCTCTAATTAATAGGGGTTTTTTTGTTTCACATTTTGTCTTAATTCCGCGTGGTTACTCATCTTCATCAAATATAAATACTGATCTTCCTGATAAAAAATCCCTGATTTCCTCTAAGGGTATGTCCATTTTTATGGCAATCCGAATGAGCTCAACCCATTCTTTATCAAGTTTTACTACTGTGTCATTTGTCTGAATTAACATTAAATTATTCCTCCTGAGGAGGGTAATCCCACATCCTGGCAATGCCGTAAATCCGTTGATTTTCCATCCTGAACTTTCTATATGTTGTTTATTACTTGCCAATAGTTAGATAATAACATTTTGATAGTATATTCTCATAACGTTAAAATTTGGTAATTTTTTATGTTATGTGAGTCTCCTTTAGATAGGTTAAAACAGAATGATTACTAAAACAACAGATAAAGATTACAAAAGTAAGCGAAGGAGTAAAATATGAAACAAAAATGTAAAATAATTAATCAAATTTAAAAAAAGTATATAAAATACAACTTTAATGCGTTACTATAGTAAGGGTAAAAATATATAACATAGTCAATATGGAGGGTACGGAGTGAAAATATAGAAAAAATTTAGGTAATCCAGCATTAGCCTCGAGTATTATACCGGGTTGTGATCAAACCGTTGAGAAAGATACAGTTCCACATCGGGGGCCTTAATTATCGGTAATAAATGATAAAAAAATAATTTTTAACTAAGGAAGGAAAATTGTTACGATGTTTGAAAAATTTATTAGGTTTACCCAAAAAAATTGGAGATACATTCTTCCTGCCATCATCGCTTTGTTTATTGGTTCATTGTTTGGCCCTTCTGGTGAAGAATATGATGCTGCTGTTCGTAAGAATGCAGAACTGGACAACAGGAATGAAGAATTGACATTAGAAAATAGCGAATGGAAGGAAGAAAACAAACAGCTTGAAGCTAAAGTGAAAGAAGCGGAACCTTTCTTCAAGTTAAAAGAGGAAGAACGTAAAGAAAAAGAAGCGGAACTAAAGAAAAAAGAAGAAGCTGCAAAGGCTAAGAAAGAAGCTGAGGAAAAAGCAGCGCGTGAAGCTGAAGAAAAGGCTCAAGAAGAAGCTGATCGATTAGCAGAAGAGGAAGAAAAGAAAGGTTATGACACAGGAATCACCTATGACCAATTAGCTAGAACTCCTGATGACTATATCGGTGAAAAAGTAAAATTCCATGGGACTGTTGTTCAAGTAATGGAAGGTGACGGTACCACTCAAATAAGATTTGCTGTTGGTGATGATTACGACACTATCCTTTATGCAGAGTTTGACTCTTCTATCGTTGAATCTAGGATTCTAGAAGATGACAAAATTACGATCATGGGATTATCAACCGGTTTGATAACTTATGAATCTACTATGGGCGGAGATATATCCATTCCTGGTATGTCTATTGAAAAAGTAGAACGCTAATTTGCCTATTGATTAATTAAGAACTAAGGCTTATGTTTTCGAATGACTTACAAACTAACAAACAACTTGGAGGAATTATATTATGCATACAACATTATTAGCTAAACAAGGAATGACTGCAGAACAATTGGCAATGGTACAATCCGAAGTAAATAGCAAGGCAAAATCAAAAGGAATTGCTTATGCTCTTTGGTGGTTCACAGGAGTTTGGGGCGGTCATAGATTTTATGCTGGTAATACCGGTATGGGAATTGGAATGTTGCTGACTTTTGGCGGTCTTGGAATTTGGTCTCTATTTGACGTATTTGCTATCGGTAAAGCAATTGAACGTAAAAATGAAACCATGGAAATGGAAGCTATTACTATGGTAAAAGCGCTACAACAAGCGAGTAACACCCGCACAGAAGCGGAAACTGTTATATAAAAACAGAATATAGTCTATTACATGAGAATGTATGATAATCTATTGAACTCTATTAGATTACCGTATATTCTCTTTTTTTACCATGAACTAGTATCAACCTACCCTACCAGGGATTATTACATTTTCTTATAACATGCCCAATCAGTATTACTCTCCCAGGCCTATCATCCCTTCGTCATGCCTACCTAAGGGATTCTAAAAAGAGGGAGAACAAGTCATCCAGATGATTTGTTCTCCCTCTTTTATGTTTTTCTTTCTTTATAAAAAGAAGTAAACATACATGAATTAAATGTATGTGTGGAAGTATCTTTTATTAAATCTAGACTATTTTTCATTTCTTCAATCTTTAAACCATTTTCGAAATGGGTTTTTAAGAGCGCATGGGGTGGGAAGACGATGCGCCTTTTGAATCAGGTAATTTATATGGTTTAAAATTGATTGATTAATGAATGAAGGAAAATACGGGAATTCTGTTAGTGAAACTCTACAGGATTTGACTAAATTCTTAGCAAGAGCATATCGGAAATTTATCTATATAGGCTGAGTTATCCAGCTAGATGATAAATTCTGGATTTATATGATCCATTAATGTTGTTGGATTATTTCTGAAAGTGATAAAAGTAAAAGCGGGAAACCCTGAATTATCAATGTTTTTCCCGCTTTTTATCATTTAATATTTGAGTTACATATAATCATAAACAGAGTCATCAAAATAGAGCCAGTGATAATATTCAATCTGTGAATCTGTCATCCTGGAAACTTCTTTCTCATTGAATTTTTGTTGCTCAATTAATTTCTGCAATTTGGAATTTCTTTCTACTAGGCTCATCTTAAATCCTCCTTATAGTATGAGAAGTAACGAAGTATTTAAATATTGAAAACGCTTTCTTTTTCTTATTTTTATTATATATCTCAATGTGAGATTAAACAACTATCAAATATAGATGATTTATCAGGAAATAATATAGAAATGTTATTTATCTATTTACTTTAAAGCAGTTAAAGAGGCAAGGTCGATCATATGTAAATGGAATCAGGGGGACAGGCCCTGATTCCATTTTTGTTTTACCTTATGATAAATTAGTTAATATGTACTATTGAAAGAGAAGTGATTCACTAATTTTGCGCAAATAAGTATACAAAGTGTTAATTGTGGTGTAATTTTACAGATGGGAACCTTTATATTCTTGTAATATTTTCATATAAAGGGTAAAATTATTCATTTGAAGAGAAAGTACCAAACCCAACATCGTCATTTTTTTCGTTTTTCTTACATAAAATTATATTAGTATAATTAATTATTGGGAATATAATGATTTATTTGAAAAAAATATTAGTTGATTCAGTGCAGATAAAATATGAACAAGTTATATGATCGAAAGTTAGTGGGTAATCTGTTAATTACTTGATTAATTATAGTATTATATGCCTGGAATTATAGAGATTATTAGATTTTTTTCTATTTCTTTGTCCCTTTATATAGTAAACTCAGAATAGGTTCGTTAACTTTTAGCTGCTAGAGATGAGGTAAGTTTAATCCTATGAAAAATAAAAAGTTAAGGGCACTTCTTTATTTGACCATTCTTTTATTGATTGTTTTCATTCTTCTAAATATGTTTTCAACATATTTAAGCATTAAAAATTCTGTGCAAAAATCCGTTGCTAATCAAAACTTGGTAGCTGCTAGATCCATTGCCGACTCGATGGATATAGAGGCCTATCAGCGATTTCTCAATAACCAAGTAAAGAACCGGGATTATAAGGATATAAAAGCTTACTTAGAGGATGCCCGTGAAAAAATAGGAGCATTATATGTTTATACCATCATGATTGATAATCCGGAAGTATCTAAGGCTATGATTACTGGGTTTTCTAAAGATCATAAAGGGGATTTTCCTATCGGTGGTGCATGTACTGTTCCGCCGGAGCAGGTCAAACAGGGGTATGAAGGCAAAAGCTTCATTACCGGGATTCTAGAAGATCCGGAGTATGGTGAGTATTTGACTGTGGGAGTGCCAATGAAAAATAAAGATGGCGACATAATTGGTTTTTTGGGCATTGATGTGAGCGCAGAAAATATAAATGCCATTAACGGCAAGGTATTGAAAAGCAGCATTGCCATTCTTGTTTATAATGGTGGGTTTGTTATCATGCTGCTGGTTACCTTTTTTGTCATTCAAAAATGGTATCAAAAGGAACTGACACGTGAAGTGGGGGATACGGAAGATACGTATCAATCGGAATTTCAATCGCTCTTTGCTTCAGTTCGCTCATTAAGGCATGATTTTTCCAATCATATTCAGGTGATACATGGACTGCTTAAATTAGAGGAGAACGCAAAAGCACTCGAATACTTAACCGGTCTTTCAAAAGAAGTGCATTCAATTGAATCGATGAAATTGGATGTGACTCACCCGGGCTTATCTGTCCTGTTAGAGACAAAAAGGCTCTCGGCCCAGAATTATAACATCGATATTGAGGTTGATGTTTCACCCGAATCCTTCAATCGAATTAAAACAATCGATTTGATTAAATTATTATCAAATGTTATCGACAATGCTATTGAGGCAACAATTGAATTGCCGGAGCAAGAACGCCGAATGAATATTGCCTGCAAAGCTGATGATGAAAAGTATACGTTTATGGTAACGAACACGGGACCAATGATTTCGGATTTAGATCTGGGGAATATATTCGCCAGCGGATTTTCAACCAAAAAGGCACAAAAGGGCAAAGTTCGCGGACAAGGATTGTTCATCGTTAAAGACTTGGTGAACAGATATGATGGAGAGATTCATGTACAATCCTCAGAAAAAGAAACGACCGTTACGATGATCATTCCGGTAAATGGAAAAATGGGCTAAATTGATCTATAAAGGTATGGTTCCTCAAGTGTAGAAGGAATCATACCTTTTTTACGATTCTATTAACTGGGTTATACTCCCTTCTGCCAGGGGAAGGAGGAATGGGGCAGTGAGCTTCAAATGTATTTTAGGCAATTTTAAACTCTGACAATCTAAGCGATATTAAGATGTCGATTATTATGGGGGAAAGTTGAATAAAAGTACCTGAATTGGACATAATGGGTAGATGTTTAGCTGCTTTCATCGAGATTATGGTAAGATAGGGAAAAAATCATTTAAGGCAGTGAGATTGTGAAACTACAAAAAGGAAAACTTCTCGTTATCATTGGACCGACTGCTGTTGGGAAGACAAAAATGAGCATTGAGATGGCAAAGTTATTTAATGGTGAAATTATTAGCGGAGACTCCATGCAGGTTTATAAGGGGATGGATATTGGCACTGCAAAAATCAAGAGGGAAGAAACAGAGGGAATTCCTCATTATTTACTTGATATTAAAGACCCTGATGAACCATTTAGTGCGGCAGAGTTCCAGGAGCGGGCTAATGCTTGTATCGAGGAGATCCAAAGCAGGGGTAAACTTCCCATTATCGTCGGAGGAACAGGATTATACATACAATCGGTCATTTATGATTATCAATTTTCTGAGGCACCATCCGACCCTGTTTATAGGGAGGGACTCGAAAAACAGGTTAGGGAGTTAGGAATTGATCCCATTTTTGAACAATTACGCAGCGTTGACCCGGAAAGCGCGAATCGGATTCATCCTAATAATGTAAGAAGGGTGATCAGGGCACTTGAGATTTTTCATTGTACTGGTAAAACAATGAGTGAGCAGCTGAATGAACAGCCTACAGAATTGAAATATGATACGTGCATCATTGGATTGACAATGGAACGCGAAAAGTTATATCAACGCATCGATCAACGTGTTGATGGCATGGTGGAAGAAGGGCTGATTCAAGAGGTGGAGTCATTTTATGAAAAAGGTTTGAGGGATTGCCAATCAATCCAGGCAATAGGCTATAAAGAAATCTATGATTTTTTTGATGGCAGGGCTTCATTGGATGAAGCATTGGAGACATTGAAGCAAAACTCCCGTCGATATGCAAAAAGGCAATTGACCTGGTTTCGGAATAAAATGGATGTAATTTGGTTTGATATGACCGATCTCGAGGGGTTTCCAAAAAAAATACATGAAATATCTGGATTTATAGCAGGAAAGCTTTTCAGTGAAGGCGAATACATAAATTTAGAGAGAAAAGAGGAGGACTAATTCATGAAACAATCAGTAAATATTCAAGATCAGTTTCTTAATCAATTACGTAAAGATGGTACGTATGTGACGGTATTTTTGTTAAACGGTTTCCAGATTAGAGGACAAGTGAAAGGGTTCGATAATTTTACCGTTTTATTTGAATCAGAGGGCAAACAACAATTAGTCTATAAACATGCGATTTCTACATTTGCTCCACAACGTAATGTTCAGATTGATTACGAAGTGAAGGAATAATCATATATATGAATGTGAAAAACAGGTTTAGCTTTTAGCGACCTGTTTTTTTTGCATGCACTTCTCTGTTCTTTTTCAAAGAATCGATAATTTTACGTACCCGATTTGAATATATATTAAGGAACGGATTATTTTCCGGGAAACCGCAGGAAATGACATTAACCCTAATAAATTGGTAAACGGGAATGGAGTTTGTTGAAACAAATCCTCCAAGGAAAAAATCCTGTCAGAATAAGTCGCTTACCAGGTAGGAATGGGGCTTAATCCCGAAAAGAAATAAATGAATTTTCCGATGGTGCAGTTTTGGCTATGCAGCATATGCCTATGACCATCATAAATCGAAAATTGTGTTGTTAGAGTTAGGGTCCAAGATGGAGAGGTGAATGCATTGGAACAACCGATCCGTATGAAAAATAACGGGCAAATCAATATTGTGTTTAATGCGGAAAACAGAAAAGCGCTACAAAAGGATCTGCCGATAAAAGAAATTTTGGTGCAGGAAATCCCCCACCAGCATGTGGCATTGAAAGAGATTGAAGATGAACTGAAATCGCTGGTCGGAATGGAAGAAATGAAACGGATGATAAAAGAGATATATGCCTGGATTTACATCAATAAACAACGTGAGGCAAAGGGGCTGAAAACTGGCAGGCAAGCACTGCATATGATGTTTAAAGGGAATCCCGGAACAGGGAAAACAACGGTTGCACGTTTAATCGGTAAGTTGTTTCAAAAAATGAATGTTCTTTCGAAAGGGCATTTAATTGAGGCGGAGAGGGCAGATTTGGTCGGGGAATACATTGGTCATACTGCCCAAAAAACAAGGGATTTAATTAAAAAGGCCATTGGCGGGATCCTATTTATTGATGAAGCCTATTCCTTGGGAAGAGGCGG
This window encodes:
- a CDS encoding GerAB/ArcD/ProY family transporter, translating into MKKYTHNEITILQYIFLIVGTQMGVGFLSLPKVVAEKAGTDGWMGIIIGWILSVAASIIMVKTAEKYPNDTLYDLLIRFFGKTLGKVAIFIILGYTLCFSLIIFINTFLYIKAWFLPNTPDYLIVLLFSIPVLFIVRNGLRVIGRYNELIFYMTIWLPVIFLFPLKDGSFLNLLPLFKVGWKSISATVPPVIYSFLGFELVFFFYPFLKKKQYAIHGIIIANTLSMFFYLFVTISCFVFFSPDSITGFNQPVLSMLKVIEFRFIERLDVVILNILILFSSRAWILYMYCTVFSFSQLMNKQDHSLYVPVLLGLLVVGTFFFQPTWMQVTIWQKWLSNAGIAVAYVFPVFLWIYSWGYERFSRRRFS
- a CDS encoding Ger(x)C family spore germination protein, producing the protein MSRKIGLCLLILVMILSGCMDATPIEEVSVSLILGLDLDEEDNLLVYMSSPIFSKEAKDKEEVYEVKSYTLRHSREKFDARVIGLTSGSKTQVFLVGKRLLKKKDWFDYLDPFFRDPKNTVSARVVAVDGSVADVIFNKPADKPRLSLYLTSLIDAAAKRNIVKDTTLQDFHRQMKDKGRTAWITQIKKKKRIELTGSALLAQSGQYKITITPEENQLLNVLEGKQKGDYSITIPVSMESARKGKPYISFSISDLKVKKKVKFNGRFIFDINVDLQISLSEQLFPFDVRKDYAKLEKSITNELEYETNQLIQKIQKSQIDPLGLGLYARAYTYQEWKKVQDEWGNTLAKSKINIHVKTKIKGMGSTNYQ
- a CDS encoding CPBP family intramembrane glutamic endopeptidase, whose product is MKTIINRSLLMVIMAGTVISLMLSKQKIFFFALLPDWHRHITMPFHTIKLSYFLLIGLIVSSTILIPLFSQEMSDLKTILLFGILFAIINATLEEVIWRGIMLSSLKRNVSTFYAVVITSIGFGLLHISIGIPVIISLLFSFGGLFYAIVVLKTNSIYPSIVFHIVINLGMVFNGWII
- a CDS encoding toxin regulator, which encodes MFEKFIRFTQKNWRYILPAIIALFIGSLFGPSGEEYDAAVRKNAELDNRNEELTLENSEWKEENKQLEAKVKEAEPFFKLKEEERKEKEAELKKKEEAAKAKKEAEEKAAREAEEKAQEEADRLAEEEEKKGYDTGITYDQLARTPDDYIGEKVKFHGTVVQVMEGDGTTQIRFAVGDDYDTILYAEFDSSIVESRILEDDKITIMGLSTGLITYESTMGGDISIPGMSIEKVER
- a CDS encoding TM2 domain-containing protein: MHTTLLAKQGMTAEQLAMVQSEVNSKAKSKGIAYALWWFTGVWGGHRFYAGNTGMGIGMLLTFGGLGIWSLFDVFAIGKAIERKNETMEMEAITMVKALQQASNTRTEAETVI
- a CDS encoding BH0509 family protein, with translation MSLVERNSKLQKLIEQQKFNEKEVSRMTDSQIEYYHWLYFDDSVYDYM
- a CDS encoding sensor histidine kinase, translating into MKNKKLRALLYLTILLLIVFILLNMFSTYLSIKNSVQKSVANQNLVAARSIADSMDIEAYQRFLNNQVKNRDYKDIKAYLEDAREKIGALYVYTIMIDNPEVSKAMITGFSKDHKGDFPIGGACTVPPEQVKQGYEGKSFITGILEDPEYGEYLTVGVPMKNKDGDIIGFLGIDVSAENINAINGKVLKSSIAILVYNGGFVIMLLVTFFVIQKWYQKELTREVGDTEDTYQSEFQSLFASVRSLRHDFSNHIQVIHGLLKLEENAKALEYLTGLSKEVHSIESMKLDVTHPGLSVLLETKRLSAQNYNIDIEVDVSPESFNRIKTIDLIKLLSNVIDNAIEATIELPEQERRMNIACKADDEKYTFMVTNTGPMISDLDLGNIFASGFSTKKAQKGKVRGQGLFIVKDLVNRYDGEIHVQSSEKETTVTMIIPVNGKMG
- the miaA gene encoding tRNA (adenosine(37)-N6)-dimethylallyltransferase MiaA, which gives rise to MSIEMAKLFNGEIISGDSMQVYKGMDIGTAKIKREETEGIPHYLLDIKDPDEPFSAAEFQERANACIEEIQSRGKLPIIVGGTGLYIQSVIYDYQFSEAPSDPVYREGLEKQVRELGIDPIFEQLRSVDPESANRIHPNNVRRVIRALEIFHCTGKTMSEQLNEQPTELKYDTCIIGLTMEREKLYQRIDQRVDGMVEEGLIQEVESFYEKGLRDCQSIQAIGYKEIYDFFDGRASLDEALETLKQNSRRYAKRQLTWFRNKMDVIWFDMTDLEGFPKKIHEISGFIAGKLFSEGEYINLERKEED
- the hfq gene encoding RNA chaperone Hfq, translated to MKQSVNIQDQFLNQLRKDGTYVTVFLLNGFQIRGQVKGFDNFTVLFESEGKQQLVYKHAISTFAPQRNVQIDYEVKE
- the spoVK gene encoding stage V sporulation protein K; this translates as MEQPIRMKNNGQINIVFNAENRKALQKDLPIKEILVQEIPHQHVALKEIEDELKSLVGMEEMKRMIKEIYAWIYINKQREAKGLKTGRQALHMMFKGNPGTGKTTVARLIGKLFQKMNVLSKGHLIEAERADLVGEYIGHTAQKTRDLIKKAIGGILFIDEAYSLGRGGEKDFGKEAIDTLVKHMEDRQHEFILILAGYSREMDYFLSLNPGLHSRFPLVIDFPDYTIEQLMEIADRMLQEKEYLMNRDAERKLKEHLIILRSFRGPISFSNGRYIRNVLEKSIRAQAMRLLLEDSFEKSDLLTLTSQDLIFEDDEKE